CGGTTTCTGCACAGGGTCGCCAAGCGAACCGCTGCGGGCAATGACATGCACGTCTCCCTCACCGGTGGGTGGATGGCCGCGGCGGTGCTCGCCGCGATCGCCGCGCACCCCCGCCGCGACCGCGTCGACTGGTCACGCGTGCACTTCTGGTGGAGTGATGACCGGTTCGTCGCACGCGGCGACGCGGAGCGCAACGAGAAGCAGGCGCGCGAGGCACTGCTGGATGCCCTCCCGGGTGCGCACACGCACGCCATCGCGGCCAGCGATGACGGGATCGATCTGGATGCCGCGGCCGCGCGGTACGCGGCCGAGTTGGCGCAGCATCCACAGGTCGACGGCACGCCGTGGCCCTCGTTCGACATCTGCTTCCTCGGCGTCGGGCCGGATGGCCACATCGCCTCGCTCTTCCCGGACC
This portion of the Microbacterium pygmaeum genome encodes:
- the pgl gene encoding 6-phosphogluconolactonase, whose translation is MAEFTIEKRVVISSDPAALADSVAVRFLHRVAKRTAAGNDMHVSLTGGWMAAAVLAAIAAHPRRDRVDWSRVHFWWSDDRFVARGDAERNEKQAREALLDALPGAHTHAIAASDDGIDLDAAAARYAAELAQHPQVDGTPWPSFDICFLGVGPDGHIASLFPDRPEILVTDRAAVAVRDSPKPPPDRITLTRPVINGSKRVWLVLAGADKAAPLGLALAGASYATVPAAGAKGRKRTVFFVDDAAAAQVPPELIDGEY